A region from the Phycisphaerales bacterium genome encodes:
- a CDS encoding ABC transporter ATP-binding protein, which yields MKNFWRFARHILRYRTTVALALMAATISAACFGAGIATIPIVLKAMLGATTRNLPDLVTEYNEKWNNIIPQQWIDLLPPDPFQGVLVVLCIVFALTIVGAFAKYFHTLLAMTACIRTVANIRKAAFYRVIHFPLRSIVADGTMDSISRIVRDSNQMSRGFTAITSKAVAELFKGVAALIVAFVLDWKMSLIALIGTPVLAGVVRYFSKRIKTASKKALRQAGLMLATITQSVQGIRVVKVHTAERQEVGRFNQANKRLLAAELSIRGAKALNSPVVEAITMIGIIVLGGISAWYILNGAADRTQALGALMALGAAGASVRPLTALTNDIYEAAAAADRLVQLLRTKVEKSRGDTRRRLDPHSASIEFRDVVFTYPNAQTPALNGIDLKIHYGEVVAFVGPNGCGKTTLLSLIPRLFDPDSGEVLIDGVNAHEVSLKSLRQQIGVVTQETVIFNDTITNNIGYGSGVIDKQRIVGAAHAALADEFIRAKPQGYDTIVGEQGVTLSGGQRQRIAIARAILRNPRILILDEATSMIDADSEAQINAVLDKFCKDRTSLVIAHRLSTVINADRIVVMNRGRIVDIGRHKDLLDRCALYQQLCRTQLTDTDAA from the coding sequence ATGAAGAACTTTTGGCGCTTCGCCAGGCACATCCTCCGATACCGCACGACCGTGGCCCTGGCCCTGATGGCGGCGACGATCTCCGCGGCCTGCTTCGGCGCCGGCATCGCCACCATCCCCATCGTCCTCAAGGCGATGCTCGGCGCGACGACACGCAACCTGCCCGATCTCGTCACCGAGTACAACGAGAAGTGGAACAACATCATCCCGCAGCAGTGGATCGACCTGCTGCCGCCCGATCCGTTCCAGGGCGTACTGGTCGTTCTGTGCATCGTGTTCGCGCTGACCATCGTGGGGGCCTTCGCCAAGTACTTCCACACGCTCCTGGCAATGACGGCGTGCATCCGCACGGTGGCGAACATCCGCAAGGCGGCGTTCTATCGCGTCATTCACTTTCCGCTGCGCTCGATCGTCGCCGACGGCACGATGGATTCGATCAGCCGCATCGTGCGCGATTCGAACCAGATGAGCCGCGGCTTTACCGCCATCACGAGCAAGGCGGTGGCGGAACTGTTCAAGGGAGTGGCGGCGCTGATCGTGGCGTTCGTGCTCGACTGGAAGATGAGCCTGATCGCGCTGATCGGCACGCCGGTGCTCGCGGGCGTGGTGCGCTACTTCAGCAAGCGCATCAAGACCGCGTCGAAGAAGGCGCTGCGCCAGGCGGGGCTCATGCTCGCCACCATCACCCAGTCGGTCCAGGGCATCCGCGTGGTGAAGGTGCACACCGCCGAGCGCCAGGAGGTCGGCCGCTTCAACCAGGCGAACAAGCGCCTGCTTGCGGCTGAACTGTCCATCCGCGGTGCCAAGGCGCTCAACTCGCCGGTGGTCGAGGCGATTACGATGATCGGCATCATCGTGCTCGGCGGGATCAGCGCGTGGTACATCCTCAACGGCGCGGCCGACCGCACGCAGGCGCTGGGCGCGCTGATGGCGCTGGGGGCGGCGGGGGCGTCGGTGCGGCCGCTGACGGCCCTGACCAACGACATCTACGAAGCCGCCGCCGCCGCCGACCGCCTCGTGCAACTGCTGCGCACCAAGGTCGAGAAGTCGCGCGGCGACACGCGCCGCCGCCTCGATCCCCACTCGGCCAGCATCGAGTTCCGCGACGTGGTTTTCACCTACCCCAACGCCCAGACGCCGGCGCTCAATGGCATCGATCTGAAGATCCACTATGGCGAGGTCGTGGCGTTCGTCGGGCCCAACGGCTGCGGCAAGACCACGCTGCTCAGCCTCATCCCGCGCCTCTTCGATCCCGACTCGGGCGAGGTGCTCATCGACGGCGTGAACGCGCACGAGGTGTCGCTCAAGAGTCTGCGCCAGCAGATCGGCGTGGTGACGCAGGAAACCGTCATCTTCAACGACACGATCACCAACAACATCGGCTACGGCAGCGGCGTGATCGACAAGCAGCGCATCGTCGGCGCAGCTCATGCCGCGCTGGCGGACGAGTTCATCCGCGCCAAGCCGCAAGGCTACGACACCATCGTCGGCGAGCAGGGTGTTACCCTCTCGGGCGGCCAGCGCCAGCGCATCGCCATCGCGCGCGCGATTCTCCGCAATCCGCGCATTCTCATCCTCGACGAAGCGACGAGCATGATCGACGCCGACAGCGAAGCGCAGATCAATGCCGTGCTCGACAAGTTCTGCAAGGACCGCACGAGCCTGGTTATCGCGCACCGACTGAGCACGGTCATCAACGCCGACCGGATCGTGGTGATGAATCGCGGCCGCATCGTGGACATCGGCCGCCACAAGGACCTGCTCGACCGCTGCGCGCTCTACCAGCAACTCTGCCGCACGCAGCTCACCGACACGGACGCGGCATAG
- a CDS encoding CoA-binding protein, which yields MRIMIIGASNERHKFGNKAVRAHLRQKHTVLPVNPNEEQVEGQRAWPTVKDVPGPIDRALFYVPARIGLQVIDALAERGDVSEVWLNPGAESEELIARARELGFDPIMACAIIDIGERP from the coding sequence ATGCGCATCATGATCATCGGCGCTTCGAACGAGCGGCACAAGTTCGGCAACAAGGCAGTGCGGGCGCATCTGCGGCAGAAGCACACCGTGCTGCCGGTCAATCCGAATGAGGAACAGGTGGAGGGTCAGCGCGCCTGGCCGACGGTGAAAGACGTACCCGGGCCGATCGATCGCGCTCTCTTCTATGTGCCTGCTCGCATCGGCCTGCAGGTGATCGACGCGCTGGCAGAGCGCGGCGACGTGAGCGAAGTCTGGCTCAATCCCGGCGCCGAATCAGAGGAACTCATCGCGCGGGCCAGGGAACTGGGCTTCGATCCCATCATGGCGTGCGCGATCATCGACATCGGCGAGCGGCCGTGA
- a CDS encoding short-chain fatty acid transporter — translation MISRLGSIIAGVFRRTCPDPFVIAILLTLLTAGLCWGLTDAGPTEVIDAFIGGKGMWNLLLFSMQMCLVLVTGHALASSPPVAWMVQALARQPGSAAQATALVALIAGACAVVNWGLGLIVGALMAREVGRAMAGKGIRVHYPLLAAAGYVGLMVWHGGLSGSAPLKVTAMSDLLNILGPELAAQIQPMPLQQTIGSTMNIVITGGLVLGAPALFMLLHPRNEAEIETFTDFRVPTYIGEPALGSDDKDAQLHMDEPPASVPEWLERKPWLAGLFALFLVAALVQAVRMLPGIGSVDLNHINLIMLILGLAMHGSPARYVRAVDEAARGCGGIILQFPLYAGIMGMMSDTGLSALIATKMASFADAQSLPLVTFFSASVVNLFVPSGGGQWAVQGPIVVKTALDAGVDPGKMVMALAYGDQLTNMLQPFWALPLLAITGVRARDIVGYTAIVMTAAAVWIGVWLLVL, via the coding sequence ATGATCAGCAGACTCGGCTCCATCATTGCGGGCGTCTTTCGCCGAACATGTCCTGATCCTTTTGTCATCGCGATCCTTCTCACGCTGCTCACCGCCGGCCTGTGCTGGGGCCTGACCGACGCCGGGCCGACGGAGGTCATCGACGCGTTCATCGGCGGCAAGGGGATGTGGAACCTGCTGCTGTTCTCGATGCAGATGTGCCTCGTGCTAGTGACGGGGCACGCGCTGGCCTCCTCGCCGCCCGTGGCGTGGATGGTGCAGGCGCTGGCGCGCCAGCCGGGCAGCGCAGCACAAGCCACGGCGCTGGTAGCGCTGATCGCCGGCGCGTGCGCCGTGGTCAACTGGGGGCTCGGGCTCATCGTCGGCGCGCTCATGGCGCGCGAAGTCGGCCGGGCCATGGCGGGCAAAGGGATTCGCGTGCACTACCCGCTGCTCGCGGCGGCAGGTTATGTCGGGCTGATGGTCTGGCACGGCGGCCTCTCGGGCAGCGCGCCGCTCAAAGTGACCGCCATGAGCGATCTGCTCAACATCCTCGGCCCCGAACTCGCGGCGCAGATCCAGCCCATGCCCCTGCAGCAGACCATCGGCTCAACTATGAACATCGTCATCACTGGCGGCCTGGTGCTCGGCGCGCCGGCGCTGTTCATGCTGCTGCATCCCAGGAACGAAGCGGAGATCGAGACGTTCACCGACTTCCGCGTGCCGACGTACATCGGCGAGCCCGCGCTGGGATCGGACGATAAGGACGCCCAACTGCACATGGATGAGCCGCCCGCGAGTGTGCCCGAGTGGCTCGAGCGCAAGCCGTGGCTCGCGGGGCTGTTCGCGCTGTTTCTCGTGGCAGCGCTCGTGCAGGCGGTGCGGATGCTGCCGGGCATCGGCTCGGTCGATCTGAATCACATCAACCTGATCATGCTCATCCTCGGACTGGCGATGCACGGCTCGCCGGCTCGCTACGTGCGAGCGGTGGATGAGGCAGCGCGCGGCTGCGGCGGGATCATCCTGCAGTTCCCACTCTACGCGGGAATCATGGGCATGATGAGCGACACCGGCCTGAGCGCGCTGATCGCCACGAAGATGGCCTCGTTTGCCGATGCGCAGTCGCTGCCGCTCGTGACGTTCTTCAGCGCCAGCGTGGTCAACCTGTTTGTGCCCAGTGGCGGCGGGCAATGGGCCGTGCAGGGGCCGATCGTCGTCAAGACGGCTCTCGACGCGGGCGTCGACCCGGGCAAGATGGTCATGGCCCTGGCGTACGGCGACCAACTCACCAACATGCTCCAGCCGTTCTGGGCCCTGCCGCTGCTGGCCATCACCGGCGTACGGGCTCGGGACATCGTCGGCTACACCGCCATCGTAATGACCGCCGCGGCGGTGTGGATCGGGGTGTGGCTGCTTGTTCTTTGA
- a CDS encoding N-acetyltransferase, producing MPVIRLLTPDDAPAYAALRREMLVESSWAFLRCIDDDFAVVESAIAAKLAENENDIAGAFDDRPAPCLLASAGVVRLEPRKTRHRALIWGVYVSPAARGRGLGRAVMNLAINTARTWPGVECIWLSVSERTPAARALYESLGFVTWGTEPDAIRIGSESAAEHHMHLRL from the coding sequence ATGCCTGTGATCCGCCTGCTCACGCCCGATGATGCGCCCGCGTATGCGGCGCTGCGGCGGGAGATGCTCGTTGAGTCGTCGTGGGCGTTTCTGCGCTGCATCGATGATGACTTTGCCGTGGTGGAGAGCGCCATTGCTGCGAAGCTGGCCGAGAACGAGAACGACATCGCCGGCGCGTTTGACGACCGACCGGCGCCGTGCCTGCTTGCGTCGGCGGGGGTCGTGCGGCTGGAGCCACGTAAGACGCGACACCGCGCGCTGATCTGGGGCGTGTACGTTTCGCCGGCAGCGCGCGGCCGTGGTCTCGGCCGGGCCGTGATGAATCTTGCGATCAACACGGCGCGTACGTGGCCGGGCGTCGAGTGCATCTGGCTGAGCGTGTCGGAGCGCACGCCCGCGGCCCGCGCGCTGTATGAGTCGCTGGGCTTTGTCACGTGGGGCACCGAGCCAGATGCGATCCGCATCGGCAGCGAGAGCGCGGCCGAGCATCACATGCATCTGCGGTTGTGA
- a CDS encoding methyltransferase domain-containing protein — protein sequence MTTHALSPRLQRAFRYFGYEIRRAEAPARAPRSDGDHLPSIKPFWPLPRKPGGPSDEAIRAAFARFDLWHYAHEFEGGLSFAAAHHHPGPHSNDPTRPLKRFAHFMPPLVEACGGSLAGKRVLDIACNSGFWSIQCALLGADVVGFDSRPELIEQADLVNSIVGATNVEFKVLDFWSMSPQALGGTFDVVLNLGILYHLPEPVSALRLTRDMARERIVLDTAVSPAGDASILLDWEEAHDVRSASSAGLVAYPSRGAIDLILRHIGASRWSEIPIRTDVPRDYRRGKRASWIIEV from the coding sequence ATGACCACGCATGCTCTGAGTCCGCGTCTGCAAAGAGCCTTCCGCTACTTCGGCTATGAGATTCGGCGGGCGGAGGCGCCTGCACGAGCACCCCGGTCAGATGGAGATCACCTGCCGTCGATCAAGCCGTTCTGGCCGCTGCCCCGAAAACCCGGCGGCCCGAGCGACGAGGCCATCCGCGCTGCCTTTGCCCGGTTCGATCTCTGGCACTACGCGCATGAATTTGAGGGAGGGCTGTCCTTCGCCGCGGCGCATCATCATCCAGGGCCCCACTCCAACGACCCGACGCGCCCGCTGAAGCGCTTCGCCCACTTCATGCCGCCGCTGGTCGAGGCGTGCGGCGGGTCGCTGGCCGGCAAGCGCGTGCTGGATATCGCGTGCAACTCGGGGTTCTGGTCCATTCAGTGCGCGCTGCTGGGGGCGGATGTCGTCGGCTTTGACAGCCGGCCGGAGTTGATCGAGCAGGCCGATCTCGTCAATTCCATCGTCGGCGCAACAAACGTCGAGTTCAAAGTTCTGGACTTCTGGAGCATGTCGCCCCAGGCGCTGGGCGGCACATTCGACGTGGTGCTCAACCTCGGCATTCTCTACCACCTTCCCGAACCGGTCTCGGCGCTCAGGTTGACGCGCGACATGGCCAGAGAGCGCATCGTTCTCGACACCGCGGTGAGCCCGGCCGGGGACGCCAGCATCTTGCTGGACTGGGAAGAAGCCCACGACGTGCGCAGCGCCAGCAGCGCTGGTCTGGTCGCCTATCCAAGCCGCGGCGCCATCGATCTCATACTGCGCCACATCGGCGCTTCGCGCTGGAGCGAGATCCCTATCCGCACCGATGTGCCGCGCGATTACCGCCGAGGCAAGCGCGCCTCGTGGATCATTGAGGTCTGA
- a CDS encoding VCBS repeat-containing protein, whose product MRTTREARRIAAARSIRLVSLGSAAIVEGTLGPAVALAQAPEFYPTAPGSRDVAAGDFNRDGFSDLAVGSSTGAITILTNDGLGAFPDARTLNTGGGDYMEVADLDGDRDADIVSALGTAVRVMLNDGAGQFGGSLEYSASANIHGVAMGDVNNDGVPDIVLSQFAGETWKYEVMLNDGRGAFYSVATGDYVTLDPQPAEWSAVTGDFDGDGDVDAAMMQQGYGTGGNYHAVHVHLLINGGDGRQWTRDTQVFNQGDFVDPPQHLVAGDFDGDGDLDLMYNDGGGYGGYNVLLRHLANDGHGEFSTSFLWSPTLDNYTRGVALSDYDGDGGIDSVAVVNIGQAQRQCAVYLLRRPGQYVIFRDTEHGKANALILPELNGDGLRDVVTGVSYPAAGILVSLNAYVPPRPVLMQSPLQRGQATTFTVTGAQPGERVHLLYSLAGTDMSLGLSVLGGVSIDLTRPFFAFASATADGSGEAEVVRVIPPQAPAGAILATQAVIRRGPGGADSVKTNFITAPMEP is encoded by the coding sequence ATGCGCACTACACGTGAAGCGCGCCGCATCGCGGCGGCGCGATCGATCAGGTTGGTCAGCCTCGGTTCGGCTGCGATTGTGGAAGGAACACTCGGCCCCGCCGTCGCGCTGGCGCAGGCGCCGGAGTTCTATCCCACGGCGCCGGGTTCGCGCGACGTCGCTGCCGGCGATTTCAACCGCGACGGCTTTTCAGACCTCGCCGTCGGCTCATCAACGGGCGCCATCACCATCCTGACCAACGACGGGCTCGGCGCATTTCCCGATGCGCGCACTCTCAACACCGGCGGCGGAGACTACATGGAGGTTGCTGATCTTGATGGCGATCGCGATGCCGACATCGTCTCGGCTCTCGGCACCGCCGTGCGCGTCATGCTCAACGACGGCGCCGGCCAGTTTGGCGGCTCGCTCGAATACTCCGCTTCGGCGAACATCCACGGCGTGGCGATGGGCGATGTGAACAACGATGGGGTGCCGGACATCGTACTGAGCCAGTTCGCGGGCGAAACCTGGAAGTACGAAGTGATGCTCAACGACGGCCGCGGCGCGTTCTACTCCGTGGCCACCGGCGATTACGTCACGCTCGATCCCCAGCCTGCCGAATGGAGCGCCGTCACCGGCGACTTTGATGGCGATGGCGACGTCGATGCAGCAATGATGCAGCAGGGCTACGGCACGGGCGGCAACTACCACGCCGTGCACGTCCACCTGCTCATCAACGGCGGCGATGGCAGACAGTGGACGCGAGACACGCAGGTCTTCAATCAGGGCGACTTCGTCGATCCGCCGCAGCATCTCGTCGCGGGCGACTTCGACGGCGACGGTGATCTTGATCTCATGTACAACGACGGAGGCGGGTACGGCGGCTACAACGTGCTGCTGCGCCACCTCGCCAACGACGGCCACGGGGAGTTCTCCACGAGCTTTCTGTGGTCTCCCACGCTCGACAACTACACCAGGGGAGTCGCGCTGAGTGATTACGACGGCGACGGCGGCATTGACAGCGTCGCCGTCGTGAACATCGGCCAGGCGCAGCGGCAGTGCGCCGTCTACCTGCTGCGCAGGCCGGGCCAGTACGTGATCTTCCGCGACACCGAGCATGGCAAGGCGAATGCGCTGATCCTGCCGGAACTCAACGGTGACGGCTTGCGCGATGTGGTCACGGGCGTCTCATATCCTGCAGCGGGCATTCTCGTTTCGCTCAATGCGTACGTGCCGCCGCGGCCGGTGCTGATGCAGAGCCCGCTGCAGCGCGGCCAGGCGACGACGTTCACCGTCACCGGCGCACAGCCCGGCGAGCGCGTGCACTTGCTCTACAGCCTTGCGGGGACCGACATGTCCCTGGGCCTGAGCGTGCTCGGCGGCGTCTCGATCGATCTCACCCGGCCATTCTTCGCGTTCGCGTCGGCGACCGCCGATGGATCGGGCGAGGCGGAAGTCGTGCGGGTCATTCCGCCGCAGGCGCCGGCGGGCGCGATCCTGGCCACGCAGGCGGTCATCCGCCGCGGCCCGGGCGGCGCGGATTCCGTGAAGACCAACTTCATCACCGCGCCGATGGAGCCGTAG